One window from the genome of Methyloradius palustris encodes:
- a CDS encoding EAL domain-containing protein — translation MQAKLRAIIKKFMLAVLAGIYIIFCIAWGLILQSQDADSLTPTMQLLIWISVIALIAIICISAVLSIVLQKQRLNSQFNQQLLENQTEGVVACDANMQLLRFNCAAREWHGLDPLKIASSEWSQYYDLYDADGINRLSVEQIPLIRAFNGEIIKDVLIMIRAKGQAPRVVSCNGAAFYDDAGNKLGAIIVMRDMTAQLEQSRTLAQNEAIYREMFDANPIPMWVFNIKTLDFLAVNEAAVSLYGWSKQEFLSMTLLEMRPIEEQQRLLQLMPSFENNHIKSFGEWLHWKQDGSLIDVEITSHPIIFNEHAARLVQAYDITKRKLVELETQSTNRLLLMLSNVNKLIMHRLPLLEILHEACNIAVDDGGFRMAWIGLIDEQANKVNVISSAGETGSYIENLTIDLNKIEANQVSIEDLKNGPIATAISTAKYVVVDNIATDKRMTYWREVALGHGYKSMITLPLNTNGKVIGTLNLYMGEAGAFEPRVVDLLDQFANNVSFAVSASEADRAKQIAEDALQKSRTLFHTLAQSSPVGIFHTNAKGHFIYVNKSWSDITETKLEQATSNRWLNALYEEDRPRISAKWKEALSTKQTFNQEFRFIRADGKTVWVKGQAATEYDEHHHFMGFVGTITDITILKNNEEQHRMSRAVFENTREGIMVTDENSRIMMVNSAFTDITGYDSEEVINLSPKLLNSGRHDDSFFSDLWDILIQTGHWQGEMWNRRKNGEVYPQLMSISSIKNELGDTTNYVAVFADISNIKASEDQLEFLAHHDPLTHLPNRLMLLSRLDHAVEVARREGKMIALLMLDLDRFKNVNDSFGHLAGDELLQQVAKRLLNKLRAVDTVTRLGGDEFTILIEGINSQEDVSKIASSIITALEAPWTLSNNVEVRIGTSIGVSMFPGHGESALELLQHADAALYQAKNAGRGCIRYFSESLTQAARDRFHIESRLRQAIPNNELRVYYQPKVDIRSGRIIGAEALVRWQDPVDGLIMPFIFIGIAEETGLIKSLGEWVLAETCRQGKEWIDAGLLPLNLAVNLSAHQFHHGNIVRTLSDVLEITQFPAEYLELELTESILMQRESEMVETLNQLRSKGVSLSIDDFGTGYSSLAYLKTFPLDVLKIDRSFVMDIEKDEDDRAITATIIKIAHTLGLKVVAEGVETQQQLEFLDAHGCDMYQGYLMGKPMPAADFITLLKRINH, via the coding sequence ATGCAAGCCAAGCTGCGCGCCATCATCAAAAAGTTCATGCTTGCCGTGCTGGCGGGCATATACATCATATTTTGCATTGCCTGGGGGCTGATCCTTCAGTCACAGGATGCAGACTCACTGACGCCTACGATGCAGCTCTTGATCTGGATCAGTGTGATAGCGCTGATTGCCATCATTTGTATCAGTGCCGTACTGTCTATCGTTCTGCAAAAACAAAGACTCAACAGCCAGTTTAATCAGCAGCTCCTTGAAAACCAGACTGAAGGTGTGGTTGCTTGTGATGCCAATATGCAACTGCTCAGGTTTAACTGCGCTGCGAGAGAATGGCATGGGCTCGACCCGCTTAAAATCGCCTCTAGCGAGTGGAGCCAATACTACGACTTGTACGATGCAGATGGCATAAACAGGTTAAGTGTTGAGCAAATACCGCTGATACGCGCGTTCAATGGCGAAATCATCAAAGATGTACTTATTATGATTAGAGCCAAGGGACAAGCCCCCAGGGTTGTCTCTTGCAACGGTGCAGCATTTTATGATGATGCTGGTAATAAGTTAGGCGCCATCATCGTCATGCGAGACATGACTGCACAACTTGAACAATCTCGCACATTGGCACAAAACGAGGCGATATATCGCGAGATGTTCGATGCCAACCCGATACCGATGTGGGTATTCAACATCAAAACACTCGATTTTCTTGCTGTGAACGAAGCCGCTGTGAGCCTGTATGGCTGGTCAAAACAAGAGTTTCTTTCCATGACGCTGTTGGAAATGCGACCCATAGAAGAGCAGCAGCGGCTGCTTCAGCTTATGCCCAGCTTTGAAAATAATCACATTAAAAGTTTTGGTGAATGGTTGCACTGGAAACAAGATGGCAGCCTGATTGATGTAGAAATCACCTCTCACCCAATCATATTCAATGAGCATGCTGCAAGACTGGTGCAAGCGTATGACATCACCAAGCGTAAGTTAGTCGAGCTTGAAACCCAATCCACTAACCGTTTGTTATTGATGTTAAGCAATGTGAATAAGCTGATTATGCATAGACTTCCATTGCTAGAGATATTGCATGAAGCCTGCAATATCGCAGTCGACGATGGCGGCTTCAGAATGGCGTGGATAGGTTTAATAGACGAACAAGCCAATAAGGTGAATGTCATCTCCAGCGCAGGAGAAACTGGCAGTTATATTGAAAACCTGACCATTGACCTGAACAAGATAGAGGCCAACCAGGTCAGCATAGAAGACTTGAAGAATGGCCCAATTGCCACTGCAATCAGCACAGCAAAATATGTAGTAGTAGATAACATCGCCACAGACAAAAGGATGACCTACTGGCGAGAAGTAGCCCTTGGCCATGGATACAAAAGCATGATCACCTTGCCGCTGAATACCAATGGCAAGGTGATCGGCACACTCAATCTATATATGGGTGAAGCAGGCGCTTTTGAGCCAAGAGTGGTCGATTTGCTTGATCAATTCGCCAACAACGTATCGTTTGCTGTCTCTGCCTCGGAGGCAGACAGGGCAAAACAAATTGCTGAAGATGCATTACAAAAAAGCAGAACCTTATTTCATACCTTGGCCCAGTCTTCCCCAGTTGGCATATTCCATACCAATGCTAAAGGACATTTCATTTATGTGAATAAAAGCTGGTCAGACATTACCGAGACCAAACTGGAACAAGCGACTAGCAATCGCTGGCTGAACGCCTTGTATGAAGAAGATCGCCCTCGTATCAGTGCCAAATGGAAAGAAGCACTTTCGACTAAACAGACATTTAATCAAGAGTTCAGGTTTATACGTGCCGATGGCAAAACTGTCTGGGTAAAAGGCCAAGCTGCTACAGAATACGATGAGCACCACCATTTTATGGGCTTTGTTGGCACAATTACTGACATCACCATACTCAAGAATAATGAAGAACAGCACCGCATGTCACGCGCTGTATTTGAAAATACGCGTGAAGGTATCATGGTGACCGATGAAAATAGCCGCATCATGATGGTCAACTCAGCATTTACCGACATCACTGGCTATGATTCGGAAGAAGTCATCAATCTATCGCCCAAACTGCTTAATTCTGGCCGGCATGATGACTCGTTCTTCTCTGACTTGTGGGATATCCTGATACAAACAGGCCACTGGCAAGGCGAGATGTGGAATCGCCGAAAAAACGGTGAGGTTTACCCCCAATTAATGAGCATCAGTTCAATTAAAAACGAGCTGGGCGACACTACTAATTACGTGGCTGTATTTGCTGATATATCCAATATCAAAGCCTCCGAAGACCAGTTGGAATTTCTCGCGCATCACGACCCGCTCACTCACCTGCCTAATCGCTTGATGCTACTTTCAAGGCTGGATCACGCGGTTGAAGTCGCGCGGCGCGAAGGCAAGATGATTGCCTTATTGATGCTTGACCTGGACCGCTTTAAAAACGTGAATGATAGTTTTGGCCATCTTGCTGGAGATGAGCTGCTGCAGCAAGTTGCCAAGCGACTCCTCAACAAGCTAAGGGCCGTGGATACGGTAACGCGGCTGGGTGGCGATGAATTCACCATTCTGATTGAAGGTATTAACTCGCAAGAAGATGTAAGTAAGATCGCCAGCAGTATCATTACGGCTTTAGAAGCGCCCTGGACGCTTTCCAATAATGTTGAAGTACGCATAGGCACTAGCATCGGGGTGAGCATGTTCCCTGGGCATGGTGAATCAGCACTGGAGCTTTTACAACATGCGGATGCTGCCTTGTATCAAGCCAAGAATGCTGGCCGCGGCTGCATACGATATTTCTCAGAAAGCCTGACACAAGCAGCGCGCGATCGTTTTCATATTGAATCAAGGTTACGACAAGCTATCCCCAATAATGAATTACGCGTGTATTACCAGCCTAAGGTAGATATACGTTCAGGCCGCATCATCGGCGCTGAAGCCTTGGTGAGATGGCAAGACCCAGTAGACGGCCTGATCATGCCATTTATATTTATCGGCATTGCAGAAGAAACAGGCCTGATCAAGTCGCTAGGTGAATGGGTATTAGCTGAAACCTGCAGGCAAGGTAAAGAATGGATAGACGCGGGTTTGCTACCACTCAACTTAGCCGTGAATCTCTCGGCCCATCAATTTCACCACGGAAACATCGTAAGAACACTCTCTGATGTGCTGGAAATCACGCAATTCCCCGCGGAATATCTGGAGCTTGAGCTGACGGAAAGCATATTGATGCAACGTGAGAGTGAAATGGTTGAAACGCTGAATCAATTGCGTAGCAAAGGCGTCAGCCTCTCGATTGATGATTTTGGTACAGGCTATTCATCACTGGCCTACCTCAAGACATTCCCTCTTGATGTACTAAAGATCGACCGCAGCTTTGTAATGGATATTGAAAAAGATGAAGATGACCGTGCGATCACCGCGACTATCATCAAGATTGCTCACACGTTAGGCTTGAAAGTAGTTGCTGAAGGCGTAGAAACACAGCAGCAACTAGAGTTTCTCGATGCGCATGGCTGCGATATGTACCAAGGCTACCTGATGGGAAAACCCATGCCAGCAGCTGATTTTATTACGCTATTAAAACGGATTAATCACTAG
- a CDS encoding ABC-F family ATPase — protein sequence MLISNNITMQFGAKPLFENVSVKFGEGNRYGLIGANGCGKSTFMKILAGVLEPTAGNIALDSHERMSWLRQDQFGYEEQRVLDVVMMGHEEMWKASAEKNAIYMNMEATEDDYMKAAELEAVFAEYDGYTAEARAGELLLGVGIPIEQHTGLMSAIAPGWKLRVLLAQALFSNPDILLLDEPTNNLDINTIRWLEDILNNRNCTMIIISHDRHFLNQVCTHTADMDYAKLTVYPGNYDDFMEASTMARAQQAKDNAKAKQQISDLQDFVRRFSANASKAKQATSRAKQIDKIKVEDIKPSSRQYPFIRFEYDEREKLHRNAVEVEKLSHGFDHLLFNDFDLMIEAGEKVAIIGENGIGKTTLLRCLAGQLKPKHGKVKWAEKANVSYFAQDHSEDFEDDLNLFDWMKQYTKATDDDQAVRSMLGRLLFSGDDFKKSVKVLSGGEKGRMMFGKLMLDKTNVMLMDEPTNHMDMESIESLNTALDKYKGTLLFVSHDREFVSSLATRILEIRADKIIDFSGNYEDYLASQGVD from the coding sequence GTGCTCATTAGCAACAACATCACCATGCAGTTCGGCGCAAAGCCTTTGTTCGAAAACGTATCAGTCAAATTTGGCGAAGGTAATCGCTATGGCTTGATTGGCGCCAACGGCTGTGGAAAATCCACATTCATGAAGATTCTGGCTGGTGTATTAGAACCTACAGCTGGCAATATTGCATTGGATAGCCACGAACGCATGTCCTGGCTACGTCAGGATCAGTTTGGCTATGAAGAGCAGCGTGTGCTGGATGTGGTCATGATGGGCCATGAGGAAATGTGGAAGGCCAGTGCAGAGAAAAACGCCATCTACATGAACATGGAAGCCACTGAAGACGACTACATGAAAGCCGCAGAGCTTGAAGCAGTATTTGCTGAATATGATGGTTACACGGCAGAAGCCCGTGCAGGCGAATTGCTACTGGGTGTCGGCATCCCAATTGAGCAACATACTGGCTTGATGAGCGCGATTGCACCAGGCTGGAAATTACGTGTTTTGCTAGCGCAAGCGCTGTTCTCAAACCCTGACATTTTGCTGCTGGATGAGCCAACCAATAACCTGGACATCAACACCATCCGCTGGCTGGAAGATATTCTGAATAACCGCAACTGCACCATGATCATCATTTCGCATGATCGCCACTTTTTGAATCAGGTGTGTACGCATACAGCTGACATGGATTACGCCAAACTGACGGTGTACCCAGGCAATTATGATGACTTCATGGAAGCTTCAACCATGGCACGCGCGCAGCAAGCCAAAGATAACGCCAAGGCCAAGCAGCAGATTTCTGATTTACAAGATTTCGTACGTCGTTTCTCGGCTAATGCATCTAAAGCTAAACAAGCCACCAGCCGCGCCAAGCAAATCGACAAAATCAAGGTTGAAGATATCAAGCCTTCAAGCCGCCAATATCCATTCATTCGCTTTGAATATGATGAACGCGAAAAACTACATCGCAATGCGGTAGAAGTAGAAAAGCTCAGCCACGGTTTTGACCATCTGCTCTTTAATGATTTTGATTTGATGATAGAGGCAGGTGAGAAAGTCGCGATTATCGGCGAAAACGGTATTGGTAAGACCACCCTGCTACGCTGTCTTGCAGGTCAATTAAAGCCTAAACATGGCAAAGTAAAATGGGCAGAAAAAGCCAACGTCAGCTATTTTGCGCAAGACCATTCAGAAGATTTTGAAGATGATCTCAATCTGTTTGACTGGATGAAGCAATACACAAAAGCGACTGATGATGACCAAGCCGTGCGCAGCATGCTAGGACGTTTACTGTTCTCTGGCGACGATTTCAAAAAATCAGTCAAAGTGCTTTCTGGCGGTGAAAAAGGCCGCATGATGTTTGGCAAACTGATGTTGGATAAAACTAATGTGATGCTGATGGATGAGCCAACCAACCATATGGACATGGAATCTATCGAGTCACTCAATACGGCGCTGGATAAATACAAAGGCACCTTATTGTTTGTGAGTCATGACCGTGAGTTTGTGAGCTCATTGGCTACGCGCATATTAGAAATTCGCGCAGATAAAATCATAGACTTCAGTGGCAATTATGAAGACTACCTTGCCAGCCAAGGCGTAGATTAA
- the guaA gene encoding glutamine-hydrolyzing GMP synthase, giving the protein MHSKILILDFGSQVTQLIARRVREAKVYCEIHPCDVSDDFVRDFGADGIILSGSHASVYEEETDKAPNVVFELGVPVLGICYGMQTMAQQLGGKVEAGTKREFGFAEVRARGHSELFKDIQDSSNADGHGLLEVWMSHGDKVTELPAGFKVIASNETTPIAAMADESRKFYAVQFHPEVTHTKQGQAMLNRFVLDICKARADWIMGDYITEAVEKIRQQVGDEEVILGLSGGVDSSVAAALIHRAIGDQLTCVFVDHGLLRLNEGKMVMEMFAGRLHAKVIHVDATAQFMGELEGVSDPEAKRKIIGKEFVEVFQVEAKKLENAKWLAQGTIYPDVIESGGAKSKKAVTIKSHHNVGGLPETLGLKLLEPLRDLFKDEVRELGVALGLPHDMVYRHPFPGPGLGVRILGAVKKEYADLLRLADAIFIEELRNTIDEKTGKSWYDLTSQAFAVFLPVKSVGVMGDGRTYDYVVALRAVVTSDFMTAHWAELPYALLGKASNRIINEVRGINRVVYDVSGKPPATIEWE; this is encoded by the coding sequence ATGCACTCAAAAATCCTCATTCTTGATTTCGGCTCACAAGTTACTCAGTTAATCGCAAGACGTGTGCGTGAAGCAAAAGTCTATTGCGAGATTCATCCATGCGATGTGTCAGATGACTTTGTCCGTGATTTTGGTGCGGATGGCATCATCCTCTCTGGCAGTCATGCTAGCGTGTATGAAGAAGAAACCGACAAAGCACCGAATGTGGTATTTGAGCTCGGTGTTCCAGTACTTGGCATCTGTTATGGCATGCAAACCATGGCGCAACAATTGGGCGGCAAGGTAGAGGCTGGCACCAAGCGTGAATTTGGCTTTGCAGAAGTACGTGCAAGAGGCCATTCTGAACTGTTCAAGGATATTCAGGATAGCAGCAACGCTGATGGCCACGGCTTGCTTGAAGTCTGGATGAGCCACGGCGATAAAGTGACCGAATTACCAGCAGGATTCAAAGTCATCGCCAGCAATGAAACCACACCGATTGCGGCCATGGCAGACGAAAGCCGTAAGTTTTACGCAGTACAGTTCCACCCTGAAGTCACTCACACCAAGCAAGGCCAAGCGATGTTGAATCGCTTCGTGCTGGATATCTGCAAGGCACGTGCAGATTGGATTATGGGCGATTACATTACTGAGGCGGTCGAGAAAATTCGCCAGCAGGTTGGTGATGAAGAAGTGATTTTGGGCCTGTCCGGCGGTGTTGATTCCAGCGTTGCAGCAGCATTGATCCACCGCGCGATTGGTGACCAACTCACTTGTGTGTTTGTAGACCACGGCTTGCTACGCCTGAATGAAGGCAAGATGGTCATGGAGATGTTTGCTGGTCGCCTGCATGCAAAAGTAATTCATGTGGATGCGACTGCTCAATTCATGGGTGAACTTGAAGGCGTCAGTGACCCAGAAGCTAAGCGCAAAATTATAGGTAAAGAATTCGTAGAGGTTTTCCAGGTTGAAGCCAAAAAGCTGGAAAATGCCAAATGGCTGGCGCAAGGTACGATTTACCCCGATGTGATTGAATCAGGCGGTGCGAAATCTAAAAAAGCGGTCACCATCAAGAGCCACCATAACGTAGGCGGCCTGCCAGAAACACTAGGTTTGAAACTGCTAGAACCATTACGTGACCTGTTTAAAGATGAAGTACGGGAACTCGGCGTTGCGCTGGGTTTGCCACACGATATGGTTTATCGTCACCCTTTCCCAGGCCCTGGTCTAGGTGTACGTATTTTGGGTGCAGTTAAAAAAGAGTACGCCGATCTATTGCGCTTGGCTGATGCCATATTCATCGAAGAATTACGCAATACGATTGATGAAAAAACAGGCAAAAGCTGGTATGACCTCACCAGTCAGGCCTTTGCTGTGTTCCTTCCAGTGAAGTCTGTGGGCGTGATGGGGGATGGCCGCACTTACGATTACGTAGTGGCATTGCGCGCAGTAGTCACCAGCGATTTCATGACAGCGCACTGGGCTGAGTTGCCATATGCACTATTGGGCAAAGCATCTAACCGCATCATCAATGAAGTGCGAGGCATTAACCGTGTGGTGTATGACGTATCGGGCAAGCCACCAGCCACCATTGAGTGGGAATAA
- a CDS encoding phospholipase D-like domain-containing protein has translation MNHLKHDAFKWLQPFFLSLPFLLAGCGSLPTINPDMALHSPKPIHMEGARGPLSNKQSKAILAKLQKGADDTNIFDRHLAIEQEIGDSPLMVGNHVDLLVDGPATYESMFAAIAQATDTIDMETFILEPDDIGQRFVDALLQKQLEGVQVNLIYDSVGSLNTPKSFFQPLVDAGAHVIEYNPINPLNTRKGWELNERDHRKLLVIDGKIAYVGGINISSVYSSGSFGSTFASLGSSKRHKESLEDKTEDGKQTKKSEGLAWRDTHMRMEGPVVGEFQKLFMTSWEKQKGEPLENHDYFPAPVSAGRDVVRAIGSTPDDPFSLMYVTLISAINSAESQIYITNAYFVPDKQMLAALKEAAGRGVDVRILLPSTTDSNLVLYASHSYYDELLEAGVKIYERQDAFLHAKTAMIDGVWSTVGSSNMDWRSFLNNQEINAVILGQDFADRMQALYEKDLQDSKQITLSEWEHRSLLKRLKETGARLWARFL, from the coding sequence ATGAACCACTTAAAGCATGATGCCTTTAAGTGGTTGCAGCCATTTTTCTTGTCTTTACCTTTCTTGTTAGCGGGCTGCGGATCATTACCCACTATCAATCCAGATATGGCACTTCACTCTCCAAAGCCTATACACATGGAGGGTGCGCGGGGCCCATTATCCAATAAGCAAAGTAAAGCGATATTAGCAAAACTGCAAAAAGGTGCAGATGACACCAATATCTTTGACCGCCATCTGGCGATTGAGCAAGAGATTGGCGATAGCCCACTAATGGTCGGTAACCATGTTGATTTGTTGGTAGATGGCCCAGCCACATATGAATCCATGTTTGCTGCAATCGCACAGGCAACTGATACGATTGATATGGAAACTTTCATACTTGAGCCAGACGATATAGGCCAGCGCTTTGTGGATGCCCTGTTACAGAAGCAACTTGAGGGTGTGCAGGTTAACCTGATTTATGACAGTGTCGGTTCTTTGAATACCCCAAAATCTTTCTTTCAACCTTTAGTTGATGCTGGTGCGCACGTCATTGAATACAATCCAATTAACCCCTTGAATACACGAAAGGGCTGGGAGTTGAATGAGCGAGACCATCGCAAGCTGTTGGTGATAGATGGCAAGATTGCCTATGTCGGCGGTATCAATATCAGTAGTGTGTATTCATCAGGTTCTTTCGGTAGCACATTTGCCAGTCTCGGTAGTAGCAAACGCCACAAAGAATCGCTCGAAGATAAGACCGAAGATGGCAAGCAAACTAAAAAGTCAGAGGGACTTGCCTGGCGGGACACCCACATGAGGATGGAGGGCCCAGTCGTAGGCGAATTCCAGAAACTATTTATGACGAGTTGGGAAAAGCAAAAAGGCGAGCCACTTGAAAATCATGACTATTTCCCCGCGCCAGTAAGTGCTGGACGAGACGTTGTACGCGCTATCGGCAGTACACCTGATGATCCATTCAGTTTGATGTATGTGACTTTGATCTCGGCGATTAATAGTGCTGAGAGCCAGATATACATTACCAATGCCTATTTCGTGCCTGACAAGCAAATGCTGGCGGCGCTTAAAGAGGCGGCAGGGCGTGGTGTAGATGTGCGCATATTGTTGCCAAGCACGACTGACTCTAACCTGGTGTTGTACGCATCACACTCTTACTATGATGAATTACTCGAAGCTGGTGTGAAGATCTACGAGCGGCAAGATGCATTCTTACATGCAAAAACTGCAATGATTGATGGCGTGTGGTCCACTGTGGGCTCAAGCAATATGGACTGGCGTAGCTTTTTAAATAATCAGGAAATCAATGCCGTGATTCTAGGGCAAGACTTTGCCGACCGCATGCAAGCACTGTATGAAAAAGACTTGCAAGACTCAAAACAAATCACGCTATCTGAATGGGAGCATCGCTCTTTGCTCAAGCGCCTGAAAGAGACGGGCGCACGTTTGTGGGCACGCTTTCTCTAG
- a CDS encoding NRAMP family divalent metal transporter, which produces MKLIPTQQVNRLLKKLGPGLITGAADDDPSGIATYSQAGAQFGMNMLWTVLFTYPLMVSIQIVSAKIGRVTGRGLADNIQQHFPAWLLYGVLSLLLVANTINIAADISAMGEAFKLIVGGSAHLYALIFGLASLLLQVFIPYRRYVRILKWLTLSLLAYVATAFVVHIPWTQVLVTSLFPHISWQTEYITTVVAVFGTTISPYLFFWQASQEVEEQLADPQSKPLIAAPEQAADSLRRIKIDTIIGMGFSNLVAFFIILTTAVTLNLHGISDIQTSAQAALALRPIAGEFAFLLFSAGIIGTGLLAIPVLAGASAYAMAGAFKWEHSLELSPKMAKPFYAIIVLSTLIGVGLSFSAIDPIKALYWSAVINGVISVPIMAVMMLMAVKPEIMGQFVISRRLKSLGWLATFMMALAVVAMFATI; this is translated from the coding sequence ATGAAGTTAATCCCAACCCAGCAAGTTAATCGCTTATTGAAAAAACTAGGGCCTGGCCTGATTACTGGGGCGGCAGACGATGACCCAAGTGGCATAGCGACCTATTCCCAGGCTGGGGCGCAGTTTGGCATGAACATGTTGTGGACTGTATTGTTCACATACCCCTTGATGGTAAGCATACAAATCGTCAGCGCAAAAATCGGCAGGGTGACGGGTCGTGGACTCGCTGACAATATCCAGCAACATTTCCCAGCTTGGTTACTTTATGGCGTGTTGAGCTTATTGCTGGTCGCTAACACCATTAATATCGCCGCTGACATCTCTGCCATGGGCGAAGCGTTTAAATTGATTGTGGGCGGCTCTGCGCATCTCTACGCGCTGATATTTGGTTTGGCCTCATTGCTGTTGCAGGTGTTTATTCCTTACCGCCGTTATGTGCGCATTCTCAAGTGGCTTACATTATCGCTTCTGGCTTACGTAGCCACTGCATTTGTGGTGCATATCCCTTGGACGCAGGTGCTCGTCACGTCACTATTCCCACATATCAGCTGGCAAACAGAGTACATAACCACCGTGGTGGCGGTATTTGGTACTACCATCAGCCCGTATCTGTTTTTCTGGCAAGCTTCGCAAGAGGTAGAGGAGCAGCTTGCTGACCCACAATCAAAACCATTGATTGCTGCCCCTGAGCAAGCCGCAGATAGCCTGCGGCGCATTAAGATTGATACGATTATTGGCATGGGGTTTTCTAATCTGGTCGCTTTTTTTATTATTTTGACGACAGCCGTTACGCTCAATTTGCATGGCATCAGCGATATACAAACCTCTGCGCAAGCAGCATTAGCATTGAGACCAATCGCAGGTGAGTTTGCATTCTTGTTATTCAGCGCAGGTATCATTGGAACAGGCCTGCTTGCTATCCCTGTGCTGGCTGGTGCATCTGCTTATGCGATGGCAGGGGCATTTAAGTGGGAGCATAGCTTGGAGCTCTCACCAAAAATGGCAAAACCGTTCTACGCGATTATTGTGTTATCTACCTTGATCGGTGTTGGTTTGAGTTTTAGTGCAATAGACCCGATTAAAGCGTTGTACTGGAGCGCAGTGATTAACGGGGTGATTTCAGTACCGATTATGGCGGTGATGATGCTGATGGCAGTGAAGCCTGAGATTATGGGGCAGTTTGTCATCTCTAGACGCCTTAAATCATTAGGCTGGCTGGCTACATTTATGATGGCGCTTGCTGTGGTGGCCATGTTTGCAACGATTTGA
- a CDS encoding nitroreductase family protein encodes MEVKTAIETRRAIKAYDTEHRLTEAEINQLFSLAILSPTAFNIQNWRFVVVQNPELRKQIRAVSWDQAQVTDASILVILTADLKSWEKQPERYWKDAPKPVQDFLVPAIGQYYGGREQVQRDEAMRSCGMAAMTLMLAAKDMGYDSCPMDGFDFDAVAKLINLPADHTPAMFVAIGKGIKEPWPRGGQLPLGDVVIHDQFK; translated from the coding sequence ATGGAAGTAAAAACCGCCATTGAAACACGCCGTGCCATCAAGGCCTATGACACTGAACATCGCCTCACTGAGGCTGAAATCAATCAGCTTTTCTCACTGGCCATACTCTCCCCTACCGCTTTCAATATTCAGAACTGGCGCTTTGTTGTGGTGCAAAACCCTGAGCTACGCAAACAGATTCGTGCAGTCAGCTGGGATCAAGCCCAAGTAACAGATGCTTCAATTCTGGTCATTCTCACAGCAGATTTAAAGTCTTGGGAAAAACAGCCAGAACGTTACTGGAAAGATGCGCCAAAACCTGTGCAAGACTTTTTAGTGCCCGCAATCGGCCAATATTATGGTGGACGCGAACAAGTACAACGCGATGAAGCGATGCGCTCTTGCGGAATGGCAGCCATGACACTCATGCTGGCAGCCAAAGATATGGGCTATGACAGCTGTCCGATGGATGGCTTTGATTTTGATGCCGTAGCAAAACTGATCAATCTGCCAGCAGATCACACACCGGCAATGTTCGTCGCCATTGGTAAAGGCATTAAAGAGCCTTGGCCGCGCGGTGGCCAACTACCATTGGGTGACGTCGTCATTCACGATCAATTCAAATAA
- a CDS encoding GreA/GreB family elongation factor has translation MSRGFVKEDDLEHAGTDLPERPISPHANYVTPAGLAQLQNQSENLELERQQLSPDKDDPVASQRLGMVERDLRYFQARLESVILVEPAEQPSEQVLFGATVKVEDEHGDRLTFMIVGEDEADITAGKVSYVSPLARALIGHKTGETVIWKRPAGDLALEIIEIL, from the coding sequence ATGAGTCGCGGATTTGTTAAGGAAGATGATCTTGAGCATGCGGGTACTGATCTGCCGGAACGGCCAATCAGTCCACATGCCAATTATGTAACACCAGCTGGCTTGGCTCAGCTACAAAACCAGTCTGAAAACCTAGAGCTAGAGCGCCAGCAATTATCTCCAGATAAAGATGACCCAGTCGCCAGCCAACGCCTTGGTATGGTGGAACGGGATTTGCGTTATTTTCAGGCAAGGCTGGAAAGTGTCATTTTGGTTGAGCCTGCTGAGCAGCCATCCGAACAAGTGTTATTTGGTGCAACGGTAAAAGTAGAAGATGAACATGGTGATAGGCTAACCTTCATGATAGTAGGTGAAGATGAAGCTGACATTACCGCTGGTAAAGTCAGTTATGTATCACCTTTGGCACGAGCACTTATCGGGCACAAAACTGGTGAAACTGTTATTTGGAAACGCCCAGCGGGTGATCTCGCGCTCGAAATTATAGAAATATTATAG